Proteins from one Triticum aestivum cultivar Chinese Spring chromosome 7A, IWGSC CS RefSeq v2.1, whole genome shotgun sequence genomic window:
- the LOC123148173 gene encoding SPX domain-containing protein 1 yields MKFGKSLSSQIVETLPEWRDKFLSYKDLKKRLKLIGLGADGEERQAKRARVSDPAGDGGDEAAAAMTPEEADFMRLLEAELDKFNSFFVEKEEEYIIRQKELQDRVARAAGMESREELLRVHKEIVDFHGEMVLLENYSALNYTGLVKILKKYDKRTGALIRLPFIQNVLLQPFFTTDLLYKLVKECEAMLDQLLPSSKPSVSIEEGKEDGNTADQHLNPSSSLANSRCIPELDEIEFMESMYMKSTVAALRALKEIRSKSSTVSAFSLPPLQGNNAPEEQERWTKISVIEQAAK; encoded by the exons ATGAAGTTCGGCAAGAGCCTGAGCAGCCAGATCGTGGAGACGCTGCCGGAGTGGCGCGACAAGTTCCTGTCCTACAAGGACCTCAAGAAGCGGCTCAAGCTCATCGGCCTCGGCGCCGACGGCGAGGAGCGGCAGGCCAAGCGGGCCCGCGTCTCGGACCCCGCcggggacggcggcgacgaggcggcggcggcgatgacgcCCGAGGAGGCCGACTTCATGCGGCTCCTGGAGGCCGAGCTCGACAAGTTCAATTCTTTCTTCGTCGAGAAGGAGGAGGAGTACATCATCCGCCAGAAG GAGTTGCAGGACAGGGTGGCCCGGGCTGCCGGGATGGAGTCCAGGGAGGAGTTGCTGCGTGTGCACAAGGAGATCGTCGACTTCCATGGCGAGATGGTGCTGCTTGAGAATTACAGCGCCCTCAACTACACCG GGCTGGTGAAGATTCTCAAGAAGTATGACAAGAGAACTGGGGCTCTTATCCGTCTGCCCTTCATCCAAAATGTGCTGCTTCAGCCTTTCTTCACCACTGACCTCCTGTACAAGCTTGTGAAGGAGTGTGAGGCCATGCTCGACCAGCTCCTGCCATCAAGCAAACCATCTGTATCAATTGAAGAGGGAAAAGAAGATGGCAACACTGCGGACCAGCATCTGAACCCCAGTTCTTCCTTGGCTAACAGCAGATGTATTCCGGAGCTTGATGAGATTGAGTTCATGGAGAGCATGTACATGAAGAGCACGGTTGCGGCGCTTAGGGCTCTGAAAGAGATCCGAAGCAAAAGCTCCACAGTCAGTGCTTTCTCGTTGCCACCTCTTCAGGGCAATAATGCACCCGAAGAGCAGGAAAGGTGGACGAAGATATCTGTGATCGAGCAGGCTGCCAAATGA